In Pelmatolapia mariae isolate MD_Pm_ZW linkage group LG8, Pm_UMD_F_2, whole genome shotgun sequence, one genomic interval encodes:
- the bahcc1b gene encoding BAH and coiled-coil domain-containing protein 1 isoform X2, with amino-acid sequence MESRDFAPPHHLLTERSALVHSAASRMAPGGHGSVQHPAHFQPGKYYSSHLSMGPHSGYPSYSGSLASPFLPMSPLDHHSNSLYGQHRFYETQKDHFYLRGLPPQPPLLSTSHSLPPLSRTAPGHPLGSCSRETDSGGVGGKSTKDIGEKSILSVSKEKERSSSKERHQESKDKLSHHHLHQMSPATTPSGHHQQAFPHPALLPHLNLQGREEDHRHAAERHKEYRDSDSGSQGVKHMSACKLSVGSGAEAGSRGKAGALSSCVGGAGRPPSGGSRRCSKDGPINGEMRISESSTSSSECMRRGTAAATAILAPPTPHSVASYSMPPPPPPPPPPHALHMGSTVAGGWLHHAHHHPHPEFYCSPAPLTLTPSKDPVSTPGGSGREAKVIGPTYVPSVGPLGDLGAPDCRGAGGGGRKADDKSGEGSHESLSHHLSQLSSCQKKDKSQQHQQQLGYGKADKPPDWSMQTQHFHKQGSNVNSQPELRSCSLETSSSFRDVEVVDDVYRPSLPANAQEKKSGEQGLSKNCPDASKSPLGDCSHSVSDGKIGPGATPSREGQKVARIRHQQHSSHGACAEDRGKDGTQTALSWGARGDHQEDQRKGSVGKDEVKGLSNKAPHNDPNQPHSQLPPPLSSSSADSEGSAMKNLMNYSSQQPLLLPQRSPFGGLGCLEQGGDRSEKGDRGGAKSSTSQQDPPKQSLPPRRSSANEGQKSDRGGKEAGEAGEGEVRQPPVGIAVAVARPPHRSPDSTPGHSRQGRVLHSMKGVSRPVYSLGREAEERKRISEDHISLHHLDRDREMIIRENKDCMEFARIHPSSSCHGDLTSHLLVPGGASQLGADPAAHAHPAHHHWMQRTGSPSLWMGHSYSLSHVGMTPGFPAGLPSTLQPVLGSLTQDPNSPLMVLPTEPGPHHHLDVLEPSGLWPPVYGGRGPPPHLQHHPVYSRPSFLRQQELYALQQQRAMEHIQRQSLGQRKHDDSAITLEDSTHQSPPSRTPSSSSSSTSTASSHAAKPFSHTPPPPKTSTPSPGMCPTSRQSPCYHSPSTLPHPPNPLTPAPSPAAAAPRSPALSPAPSHLSKGLERGSDRGEGQPPQDYPQSLEPDLPPVYTYPPITMGYKAGPSPPEARLAEQPMLEDEPAEPDTKSLPHQCHIKPLTVEVEELGKEDNERVCEVVESQCALTEEAKQETKGCLVSQPQSEISGLPPCPFPAPVPDPACPATATGKTLKVELSLGCPGQQAGLEEPQLPEEQENDREDGKEDIEGDEGEKIHPEPTECTVSVPEEPGKVEAGEDGHKEGANVEVVEDEEDDEGDGRKPSEGLVELTCSSPAPTTSADLIVPPTASTAAQLQGAYMWSLELLIAAALCATRDALYPPVPVDQAPCPSPNHGMEMLGELAELEIQQRSRASKAGEEDVPTFDLHSLATLVAARALEVGGGRVDVDADGAVDQQCPIRKRVNLRRKCSWTPRHEPVCPVKGSMETMGGEELAMRVQLAELQRRYKEKQRELAKLQRKHDHQKEETSRSPARRGPGRPRKRKSTPGPAAAESSKRLRAGLNVLEEKARNSMSNHNFKSLSTAQMKARCKHRGRPSALSSRLARRVTQLKQKAAAQRGSQSADMLHSSEKDVSKSHCRQGGKDLQQSHSAAQTGKRKRGRKPKVPLDINPNRPHHKDSRVTEKHEIDDEKSDSESSEHEEDASYDSEDGAGDIKISSSSKEAPANPAGGISFSSQSSKLQTNQKARSRRPGPLGMGILPTTDQRRAPLRPGLANTERSRPDHLPTNRASPLSWGVLPVGCSFGDSHENHRALTEAKRISKEDERKTSAGQSFRGKEKGYAVSRLLQSFAADDGFRLDEESSFSEGEEDEEEEAKKLLVHLPPNMPSRIPALPNCVLSKEMLVDGLKILISKEDELLYAACVQTLDLPDIFSVVIEGERGNRPRIYSLEQLLQEAVLDVRPQTEAILTAGTRVCAYWSERSRCLYPGYVHRGGPGEEEKDGSVMVEFDDGDRGRISLVNIRLLPPGYQIRCAEPSPALLISPGRRGRRSSTQEKKDTEKPPNESEGRPQEKRPVGRPKKIHSVPKTTSTPTSVTDTITKGSSSMLNWCVPRKRPPVDFFLFNGTSRKTQKKIRERDLGLFHRPSSHSLAPPTPIKGIFGSPFEVDSFSSIANGYSTFGSGGNSGSGRPVNAVASMGLRDSLSSSSSSSVTMGMTAGSRKPASERDRKHFLVKLDHEGVTSPKTKNGKALLRLGGAAVRIGKSHASTGAPLRYIQPSLLVKDGKKGGGERDSGGARSKAPVKGVPHLRKDLLSAGLGVQGGDYSLDYPSDCPSSYSELDEDDEDDGQDPDTRRRTVSSHRGGRFLSRHAICFSSSSSSSSSSGSTSSSSLCSSDNDSSYSSDEESSSVLLRRALLQQDKQKHRQSMNSDLLSPELATSNSSPSSSSPAHGYVAKANMAMSSKMRADRAEDRKDYVSKGSMMGNSSSTAKNQLKRKDGPNTHHHSQSSAGRQQLKPASKDPATAKKQRMSSPEPLPNMAPLLPGRQLWKWSGNPTQRRGLKGKARKLFYKAIVRGKETVRVGDCAVFLSPGRPQLPYVGRVESLWESWSSSMVVRVKWFYHPEETRLGKRHRDGKNALYQSSHEDENDVQTISHRCQVVSKAEYDHLMREHKPGTTANDLFYLAGTYEPTTGQLISADGMAIVS; translated from the exons GGTACCCCAGCTATTCAGGAAGTCTAGCGTCTCCTTTTCTCCCCATGAGTCCCCTGGatcaccatagcaacagccTCTATGGACAGCACCGCTTCTATGAAACTCAAAaag ATCACTTCTACCTGAGAGGCCTTCCTCCTCAGCCACCTCTTCTCTCCACCAGCCACAGCCTTCCTCCGTTGTCCAGGACCGCTCCAGGACACCCACTTGGCTCTTGTAGCCGGGAGACAGACAGCGGGGGAGTTGGTGGCAAGAGCACCAAGGATATTGGCGAGAAAAGCATTTTGTCTGTGTCAAAGGAAAAGGAGCGATCGAGCAGCAAGGAGAGGCACCAGGAGAGCAAAGACAAACTTAGTCATCACCATCTTCATCAAATGAGCCCTGCTACCACTCCGTCTGGCCACCACCAACAAGCTTTCCCCCACCCCGCCCTTCTTCCTCACCTCAACCTCCAGGGAAGGGAGGAAGACCACAGACACGCTGCAGAGCGGCATAAAGAGTACAGAGACAGTGACTCGGGCAGTCAGGGAGTGAAACATATGAGTGCCTGCAAATTGTCCGTTGGCTCGGGGGCAGAGGCTGGCTCTCGAGGAAAGGCGGGAGCACTAAGTAGCTGCGTTGGTGGTGCGGGTAGACCTCCATCTGGAGGCAGCAGAAGGTGCTCAAAAGATGGACCTATAAATGGGGAGATGAGGATCAGCGAATCCTCGACTTCCTCATCTGAATGTATGAGACGGGGGACGGCTGCAGCGACAGCAATCTTGGCACCTCCAACTCCCCACTCAGTGGCTTCCTACTCTATGCCTCCCCCTCCTCCGCCGCCACCACCTCCTCATGCTTTGCATATGGGATCCACGGTTGCGGGAGGGTGGTTACACCATgcccatcatcatcctcatcctgAGTTTTACTGCTCTCCCGCTCCCCTCACACTTACGCCCTCCAAAGATCCAGTATCCACACCTGGAGGATCTGGCAGGGAGGCAAAGGTCATTGGCCCGACTTATGTGCCCTCAGTGGGGCCATTGGGGGACCTAGGCGCTCCAGACTGTCGTGGAGCAGGAGGAGGCGGGAGAAAGGCAGATGATAAAAGTGGAGAAGGATCTCATGAAAGTCTCTCTCATCACCTTAGTCAACTTAGTAGCTGCCAGAAGAAGGACAAATCGCAGcaacaccagcagcagctgGGATACGGCAAGGCTGACAAACCTCCTGACTGGAGTATGCAGACGCAACACTTCCACAAACAAGGCTCCAACGTGAATTCTCAGCCAGAACTGCGGTCTTGCAGCCTTGAAACATCTTCGTCCTTCAGAGATGTCGAGGTTGTGGACGACGTTTACCGACCCTCGCTCCCGGCAAATGCCCAGGAGAAAAAGTCAGGTGAACAGGGCTTATCAAAGAATTGCCCCGATGCTAGCAAATCTCCCTTGGGGGACTGTTCCCACTCAGTTTCTGATGGGAAGATTGGACCGGGAGCAACACCTTCAAGGGAGGGACAAAAGGTTGCAAGGATAAGGCACCAGCAGcacagtagccacggagcatgTGCAGAAGACAGGGGGAAAGACGGAACTCAGACAGCACTTTCATGGGGGGCACGAGGGGACCATCAAGAGGACCAGAGAAAAGGTTCGGTTGGTAAAGATGAAGTAAAAGGGCTGAGCAACAAAGCTCCACACAATGATCCCAACCAGCCACATTCGCAACTGCCTCCACCTCTGTCCTCCTCATCTGCCGACAGTGAAGGCAGTGCCATGAAGAACCTAATGAACTACAGCTCCCAGCAGCCTTTGCTTCTGCCACAGAGGAGCCCCTTTGGAGGTCTAGGCTGCCTAGAGCAGGGTGGAGACAGATCAGAGaagggagacagaggaggagctaaAAGCAGCACCTCCCAGCAGGACCCTCCCAAACAGTCACTCCCTCCTCGCCGAAGCTCCGCTAACGAGGGGCAGAAAAGTGACAGAGGTGGAAAGGAGGCAGGGGAAGCAGGAGAGGGGGAAGTTCGACAGCCTCCAGTGGGTATTGCAGTCGCAGTAGCCAGGCCCCCCCATCGTTCCCCAGACAGCACCCCTGGCCACAGCAGGCAAGGCAGGGTACTGCACAGCATGAAAG GGGTGTCACGCCCTGTGTATTCTCTTGGTcgggaggctgaggagaggaagaggatcAGTGAGGATCATATCAGTCTTCATCACCtggacagagacagagaaatgATCATCAG GGAAAACAAGGATTGCATGGAGTTCGCCAGGATCCACCCTTCCAGCAGCTGCCACGGGGATCTGACCTCTCACCTCTTGGTCCCCGGAGGAGCGAGCCAGTTGGGGGCTGATCCCGCTGCACATGCTCACCCAGCTCACCACCACTGGATGCAGAGAACAGGAAGTCCATCCCTCTGGATGGGGCATTCATACA GTCTGAGTCATGTGGGAATGACTCCAGGGTTTCCTGCAGGTCTTCCCAGCACTCTGCAGCCTGTCTTGGGGTCGCTTACCCAAGACCCTAACTCCCCACTAATGGTTCTTCCAACAGAACCAGGGCCTCATCATCACCTTG ATGTTCTGGAGCCCTCGGGTCTGTGGCCTCCTGTTTATGGAGGCAGAGGCCCCCCTCCTCACCTGCAGCATCACCCAGTTTACTCCCGCCCCTCCTTTCTACGGCAACAGGAGCTGTACGCCCTGCAGCAGCAGCGAGCCATGGAGCATATCCAACGCCAATCTTTAGGACAA AGAAAACATGATGATAGCGCTATCACCCTGGAAGATTCAACTCATCAATCTCCACCATCCAGGactccctcttcttcttcttcatccacGTCCACTGCCTCCTCCCATGCAGCCAAACCCTTCTCTCACACCCCACCTCCACCCAAGACATCCACCCCATCTCCGGGAATGTGCCCCACTAGCCGTCAGTCACCCTGCTACCACTCCCCATCCACGCTTCCGCACCCGCCAAATCCTCTGACTCCTGCACCGAGCCCTGCTGCAGCAGCTCCCCGGTCCCCAGCCCTCAGCCCTGCTCCTTCACACCTCTCTAAAGGACTGGAGAGGGGCAGTGACAGAGGAGAGGGACAGCCACCTCAGGACTACCCACAATCCCTCGAGCCAG ACTTGCCACCTGTTTATACTTACCCTCCGATCACCATGGGTTACAAGGCCGGGCCCTCGCCTCCAGAGGCTCGACTGGCTGAGCAACCTATGTTGGAGGATGAGCCGGCAGAGCCTGACACTAAGTCCCTCCCACACCAGTGCCACATCAAGCCTCTCACTGTTGAAGTTGAAGAGCTGGGGAAAGAAGACAATGAGAGGGTCTGTGAAGTGGTGGAATCCCAGTGTGCACTTACAGAGGAGGCGAAGCAGGAAACAAAAGGCTGCTTGGTCTCTCAGCCTCAAAGTGAGATTTCTGGATTGCCGCCATGCCCTTTCCCAGCTCCAGTCCCAGATCCAGCCTGcccagccacagccacaggcaaAACCCTAAAAGTAGAGCTCTCCCTGGGTTGCCCGGGCCAGCAGGCTGGCCTGGAGGAGCCCCAGCTACCCGAAGAGCAGGAGAATGATAGGGAGGATGGAAAAGAGGACATCGAGGGGGATGAGGGAGAGAAAATTCATCCCGAACCAACAGAATGTACAGTCTCTGTGCCTGAAGAGCCTGGAAAAGTCGAGGCAGGGGAGGATGGGCACAAAGAAGGAGCGAATGTAGAGGTagtggaggatgaggaggatgatgaggGGGATGGGAGAAAACCAAGTGAGGGCTTGGTGGAATTAACGTGTAGCTCTCCCGCTCCTACCACATCCGCCGACCTGATTGTCCCTCCAACGGCAAGTACAGCAGCCCAGCTCCAAGGGGCCTACATGTGGAGCCTGGAGCTCCTAATCGCCGCAGCTCTGTGTGCCACCAGAGATGCCTTGTACCCACCTGTACCTGTTGACCAGGCCCCATGTCCTTCACCCAACCACGGCATGGAGATGCTGGGGGAACTGGCCGAGCTTGAGATCCAGCAGAGGAGCAGAGCGAGCAAAGCAG GTGAGGAGGACGTGccgacctttgacctccacaGTCTGGCGACTCTGGTGGCCGCCCGTGCCCTGGAAGTCGGAGGGGGACGGGTAGATGTGGATGCGGATGGTGCCGTGGACCAGCAGTGTCCAATCAGGAAAAGGGTGAACCTGCGCAGGAAGTGCAGCTGGACGCCTCGGCACGAGCCG gtgtGCCCAGTGAAGGGCTCCATGGAGACCATGGGAGGGGAGGAGCTGGCCATGCGTGTCCAGCTGGCTGAGCTACAGCGCCgctacaaagaaaaacagagagaactGGCCAAACTACAGAGGAAACACGACCACCA gaAAGAGGAGACATCTCGAAGCCCTGCTCGCCGGGGGCCCGGCCGCCCCCGTAAGCGCAAGTCCACCCCCGGCCCAGCTGCTGCAGAGAGCTCCAAAAGACTCAG gGCTGGACTGAATGTACTGGAGGAAAAAGCCAGGAATTCAATGTCCAATCACAACTTCAAAAGCCTCAGCACTGCACAG ATGAAAGCTCGTTGTAAGCACAGAGGTCGACCCAGCGCCCTGAGCTCCAGGCTGGCCAGGCGGGTGACCCAGCTGAAGCAGAAGGCTGCAGCCCAGCGTGGTTCACAGTCAGCAGACATGCTGCACAGCAGCGAGAAAGACGTGTCCAAGAGTCACTGCAGACAAGGCGGAAAag ACCTGCAGCAGTCCCACAGCGCCGCTCAAACCGGGAAGAGGAAGAGAGGTCGAAAGCCCAAAGTTCCCTTGGACATCAACCCTAACAGACCTCACCACAAGGACAGCCGAGTTACTGAGAAGCATGAAATAGATGATGAGAAGAGTGACAGCGAGAGCTCAGAGCAtg AGGAAGACGCCAGCTATGACAGTGAAGACGGAGCCGGTGACATCAAGATTAGCTCATCCTCTAAAGAAGCTCCTGCAAACCCTGCTGGGGGCATATCTTTTTCATCACAGTCCTCCAAGCTGCAAACAAACCAGAAAGCCAGGAGTAGGAGACCAGGACCTCTTG GCATGGGGATCTTACCCACCACAGACCAAAGGAGAGCACCCCTCAGGCCAGGCCTCGCCAACACAGAGAGGAGTCGTCCAGATCACCTGCCGACCAACAGAGCATCTCCCCTCAGCTGGGGTGTGTTGCCAGTGGGCTGCAGTTTTGGCGACAGCCATGAAAaccacagagctctgactgagGCGAAGAGGATCAGCAAGGAAGATGAGAGGAAGACCTCTGCAGGACAGAGCTTTCGTGGAAAG GAAAAGGGTTATGCCGTGAGTAGACTTCTGCAAAGCTTTGCAGCTGATGACGGCTTTCGCTTGGATGAGGAGAGCAGCTTCTCTGAgggagaggaggatgaagaggaggaggccaAAAAGCTGCTGGTCCATCTTCCTCCCAACATGCCTTCCAGAATACCTG CTCTGCCAAACTGTGTGTTAAGTAAAGAGATGTTGGTAGATGGACTGAAGATTCTCATCTCCAAGGAGGACGAGCTGCTGTATGCCGCCTGTGTCCAAACTTTGGACCTGCCTGACAT atttagtGTTGTAATTGAAGGGGAACGAGGAAATCGCCCCAGGATATACTCGCTGGAGCAACTGCTACAGGAAGCA GTGCTGGATGTGAGGCCACAGACCGAGGCCATCCTGACTGCAGGGACGCGAGTGTGTGCCTACTGGAGCGAGCGCTCCCGCTGCCTCTACCCTGGCTACGTCCACCGAG GAGGTCcaggtgaggaggagaaggacgGCAGTGTGATGGTGGAGTTTGATGATGGAGACAGAGGAAGGATCTCCCTTGTGAACATCAGGCTTCTGCCGCCCGGATACCAAATTCGCT GTGCTGAACCCTCTCCAGCGCTTCTGATCTCTCCTGGACGACGAGGTCGACGAAGCTCCACCCAGGAGAAGAAAGACACAGAAAAACCACCCAATGAGTCAGAAGGAAGACCTCAGGAAAAAAGACCAG TTGGTAGACCGAAGAAAATACATTCGGTGCCTAAGACTACCAGCACGCCGACGTCGGTGACTGACACCATAACAAAAGGCAGCTCTTCCATGCTGAACTGGTGCGTTCCCAGGAAGAGACCGCCAGTGGATTTCTTCCTCTTCAATGGGACGTCCCGTAAGACCCAGAAAAAGATCAGAGAGCGAGACTTGGGGTTATTTCATCGGCCTTCCTCCCACTCTTTGGCTCCACCAACCCCTATCAAAGGCATCTTTGGCTCTCCTTTTGAAGTTGACTCATTCAGTAGCATTGCTAACGGCTACTCTACCTTTGGAAGTGGTGGAAACTCTGGATCTGGGAGACCAGTTAACGCAGTAGCCTCCATGGGGCTCCGGGACTCCTTGTCTTCTTCTAGCTCCTCGTCTGTCACCATGGGTATGACAGCTGGGAGCCGGAAGCCAGCGAGTGAACGTGACAGGAAACACTTTCTTGTGAAGTTAGACCACGAAGGAGTGACCTCTCCTAAAACAAAGAATGGCAAAGCCTTGCTTCGACTAGGGGGGGCTGCAGTGAGAATAGGAAAGAGCCACGCCTCCACAGGGGCACCGCTGCGATACATCCAACCCTCCCTGTTGGTGAAAGATGGCAAGAAGGGAGGAGGGGAAAGAGACAGTGGTGGGGCCCGCTCTAAGGCTCCTGTAAAAGGCGTTCCACATCTGAGAAAGGATCTTCTCTCAGCTGGTCTTGGAGTTCAAGGCGGAGATTACAGTTTGGACTACCCGAGTGACTGTCCTAGCTCTTACTCGGAGCTggatgaggatgatgaggaTGACGGTCAAGACCCTGACACACGAAGAAGAACTGTCTCGTCCCATCGGGGTGGTCGTTTTCTGTCTCGTCACGCCATCTGTTTctcatcatcttcctcctcttcttcctcttccggCTCCACCTCTTCTTCGTCCCTCTGTTCCTCCGACAATGACTCCTCCTACTCCTCTGATGAAGAGTCCTCCTCCGTGCTGCTGCGCCGTGCACTGCTCCAACAggacaaacaaaagcacagacAGAGCATGAACTCTGATCTCCTGAGCCCTGAGCTTGCCACCTCCAACTCCTCTCCATCTTCTTCATCTCCAGCTCATGGCTATGTGGCGAAAGCCAACATGGCCATGAGCTCAAAGATGAGAGCCGACAGAGCAGAAGACAGAAAGGACTACGTATCAAAAGGAAGTATGATGGGTAACAGCAGCAGTACAGCTAAGAACCAGTTAAAGAGGAAGGATGGTCCCAATACCCACCATCACAGTCAAAGCAGTGCTGGCCGCCAGCAGCTGAAACCTGCATCTAAGGACCCGGCAACAGCTAAGAAGCAGAGGATGTCTTCACCTGAGCCCCTGCCCAACATGGCTCCTCTACTGCCTGGACGCCAGCTCTGGAAATGGTCGGGCAACCCCACACAG AGGAGAGGTCTGAAGGGTAAAGCCCGCAAGCTTTTCTACAAGGCCATTGTGCGGGGCAAAGAAACAGTGCGTGTCGGGGACTGCGCTGTGTTCTTGTCACCCGGCCGGCCCCAGCTGCCCTATGTGGGCAGAGTGGAGAGCCTCTGGGAGTCATGGAGCTCCAGTATGGTGGTCAGGGTCAAGTGGTTCTACCACCCAGAGGAGACTCGCCTGGGGAAGCGACACCGCGATGGCAAG AATGCCTTGTATCAGTCGAGCCACGAGGATGAGAACGATGTGCAGACAATTTCCCATCGGTGTCAGGTGGTCAGTAAGGCCGAGTATGATCACCTGATGCGCGAACACAAGCCGGGTACCACGGCTAATGACCTCTTCTATCTGGCCGGAACTTATGAACCAACTACAGGCCAGCTGATCAGTGCAGATGGCATGGCTATTGTGTCCTAG